The genome window GTGCTCGGTCCTCCGAATTATCTGGCCAAGCCGTTCGGCGACCAGCTCAAGGGCGGATTCCGGATCCCTTCCCCTGGAGCTGCCGGGGTGAAGGACCAGGTCGTCTATCCCCAGAAGCTCGCAGCGCTCAATCTCGTCCTCCAGGGCCGTCATGCTTTTGGGACCGGTCGCGTCCACGGCCGCCAGGTTTATAAGATAGGAGGCGTGAACGACCACCTTTTGGATGGAGCTCTCGGCCCACGCCCGGTAGAAGCGCTCGCCCCTGGATTGCGACAGGGGGGCGCTCCTCCACTGCAGCTGGTTTTTTGTGAATATCTGAATGGCCTCGCATCCAAGCGCCTCTCCTCGTTCTATGCCTTTTTCCAGCCCACCCGCGATAGATACGTGGGCACCGATAATTGCCATGGTAGATCTTCCTTCCTCATTGGATCATCTGTCTTGCCCTCTCCAGTATTCGGGCGGTCACTCCCCAGACGACCGCACCGTCCGGAAGGTCATACTCCGGAAATGTGACGTTTTTCAAGCCCCGTGCCTCGCCGAATTCGGAGTGAGGTGGAAGGGGCACAGTCCTCCTCCTGGGATGAAGGGGAAAGTCCAGTATCTTCACGGCGTAGGCCCCTGTTATCTCACCCTCGGCCAGGAGCAGGTCCCGCTCCGGGTGAATGCCGGAGACCAGGCCAAGCACGGGGATTATCTCGACCCCGGTGACGACCGTGTACTCAGCGGGCAG of Synergistaceae bacterium contains these proteins:
- a CDS encoding CoA pyrophosphatase — encoded protein: MTAGGPGIIDRLARDGVFHPWSDIPPGDVFQSAVLVPLFPVADQLFTLLLRRSSSLSRHGGEICFPGGMKEPCDISPLHTALREAQEEAGIPPEGVEPLSYLPAEYTVVTGVEIIPVLGLVSGIHPERDLLLAEGEITGAYAVKILDFPLHPRRRTVPLPPHSEFGEARGLKNVTFPEYDLPDGAVVWGVTARILERARQMIQ